A single genomic interval of Chryseobacterium paludis harbors:
- a CDS encoding acyl-CoA dehydrogenase family protein: MSYYPLTSIPDYYGIDALLTEEHKLIRQSVRDWVESFVMPQIDHAAQNHTDLPGLMKELGKIGALGPYIPVEYGGSGLDQISYGLIMQELERGDSAVRSAASVQSSLVMFPINEFGSEEQKKKYLPQLASGEMIGSFGLTEPNHGSDPSSMETYFKDMGDHYLLNGAKMWITNSPLCDIAVVWGKNEEGKIQGLIVERGMEGFTTPETHNKWSLRASKTGELVFNNVKVPKENLLPGVTGLKGPLSCLNSARYGISWGVIGAAIDCYCTAVQYSKERKQFGNPIGSYQLQQKKLAEFLTEITKAQLLCLQLGSLKNDHKATPAQISMAKRNNVKMAIDIARESRQILGGMGIMGEFPMMRHAANLESVITYEGTHDVHLLITGMDITGINAF, translated from the coding sequence ATGTCATATTATCCTCTTACAAGTATTCCTGACTATTACGGAATTGATGCCTTACTTACCGAAGAACACAAGCTAATTCGCCAATCTGTAAGAGATTGGGTTGAAAGTTTTGTAATGCCTCAAATAGATCATGCTGCACAAAATCATACGGATTTACCTGGTTTAATGAAAGAATTAGGGAAAATCGGAGCTCTTGGTCCTTATATTCCGGTAGAATATGGTGGTTCAGGATTGGATCAGATCTCTTATGGTCTTATTATGCAGGAACTGGAAAGAGGAGATTCTGCTGTACGTTCTGCAGCTTCTGTACAAAGTTCTTTGGTTATGTTTCCTATTAATGAATTCGGATCTGAGGAGCAAAAAAAGAAATATCTTCCGCAATTAGCTTCCGGAGAAATGATCGGATCTTTTGGATTAACGGAGCCTAACCATGGTTCTGATCCAAGCTCTATGGAGACTTATTTTAAAGACATGGGCGATCATTATCTTTTAAATGGTGCAAAAATGTGGATCACAAATTCTCCTTTATGTGATATTGCTGTTGTTTGGGGAAAAAATGAAGAAGGAAAAATACAAGGACTGATTGTTGAAAGGGGAATGGAAGGGTTTACCACTCCTGAAACTCATAACAAATGGAGCTTAAGAGCTTCTAAAACAGGAGAATTGGTATTTAATAATGTAAAAGTTCCAAAAGAGAATCTTCTTCCGGGAGTTACTGGATTGAAAGGACCTCTTTCTTGCCTTAATTCTGCCAGATACGGAATTTCGTGGGGAGTAATTGGAGCCGCTATTGATTGTTACTGTACTGCTGTTCAATACTCTAAAGAAAGAAAGCAGTTTGGAAATCCAATTGGTTCTTATCAGTTGCAACAGAAAAAATTAGCAGAATTTTTAACTGAAATTACCAAAGCTCAGTTGCTTTGTCTTCAGCTAGGAAGTCTTAAAAATGATCATAAAGCTACTCCGGCTCAAATTTCAATGGCAAAAAGAAACAATGTAAAAATGGCAATTGATATTGCAAGAGAATCCCGCCAGATCCTTGGTGGAATGGGAATCATGGGTGAATTCCCGATGATGAGACATGCCGCTAATCTAGAATCTGTAATTACGTATGAAGGAACACATGATGTTCATTTGTTAATTACAGGTATGGATATTACTGGTATCAACGCATTCTAA
- a CDS encoding NUDIX hydrolase, producing the protein MEIKDSKNKETLQELIDTKDFVAHLSVDCTIFGFHNNILKVLLLKYHDLDLWSLPGGFVFNDEDLREAAARVLYERTHLKDIFLKQFHTFGRIDRTENNVHQILLKNKGIEVPKNHWIFQRFVTVGYCSLIDFSIANTFPDAFNETCEWFEVNNLPKTAFDHDKVIETGLEYLRMNINTEVAASNLLPIKFTMKDLQSLYETILGQKFRRNNFQRKILSLNILERLEKLYDGSANKAPYLYKFKNKIHNSANHYPISNEEEEEL; encoded by the coding sequence ATGGAAATCAAGGATTCAAAAAACAAAGAAACACTTCAGGAACTTATAGACACCAAAGACTTTGTAGCCCATCTTTCAGTGGACTGCACGATATTTGGTTTTCACAATAATATACTGAAGGTTTTATTATTAAAATACCATGATTTAGATCTTTGGTCACTTCCCGGGGGATTTGTCTTTAATGATGAAGACCTTAGAGAAGCTGCTGCGCGTGTCCTGTATGAAAGAACACACCTTAAAGATATTTTCCTTAAACAATTTCATACATTTGGAAGAATAGACCGTACAGAAAACAATGTACATCAGATATTACTTAAAAACAAAGGAATAGAAGTTCCTAAAAACCACTGGATCTTTCAGCGATTTGTGACGGTAGGCTATTGCAGCCTTATTGATTTTTCTATTGCAAATACTTTTCCCGATGCTTTCAATGAAACCTGTGAGTGGTTTGAAGTGAATAATCTGCCAAAAACAGCTTTTGATCATGATAAAGTTATAGAAACCGGATTAGAGTATCTTCGAATGAATATTAATACGGAAGTAGCTGCCAGTAATTTACTTCCTATAAAATTCACGATGAAGGATCTGCAATCCTTATATGAAACAATTTTAGGTCAGAAATTCAGAAGAAATAATTTTCAGCGAAAAATTTTAAGCTTAAATATCCTCGAAAGACTGGAAAAGTTGTATGATGGATCTGCGAACAAAGCGCCTTACCTCTATAAATTCAAAAATAAAATTCATAATTCGGCGAATCATTACCCAATATCCAATGAGGAGGAAGAAGAACTGTAA
- a CDS encoding T9SS type A sorting domain-containing protein, with protein sequence MKKITLFLLGLSAPFYFSQQAGDVVNFEQKLDLTPQGVINFISNNLGDQNTPDFVNYLNGFNVGIKAYKITYYTKNENNTLVKATGLIMYPNVNYKLSTVVSDHGTTDSRSNVPSNLKGVLYAGFVVELSYVLNGYILMAPDYVGMGGGDGVHPYVHYPTESGATIDFITAANTVIAQLGIKRYDEYFLTGYSQGAHAAMSTLKKLNISNPTQLKFKYAYMGDGPYDFSGVTLQKGVLEKDVYPFTSFLANVINTCNNTGYKTYNNNISEVISAEYMDKYNYHVLQDNGGLLWGPLIWRKLLTNNFISDVTNNTSNKLRLCLKSNDVYDWYNKTPMTLGHSTVDLAIPPENTSKTIDVQRAYYPWWNLDKFKLQSFYWGPLGHIGGIVPFVLASNAKFNTLRSGGLLNEWAMLTSKQSTNEQPKITSLYSSQIKPNLGSMQLVEIKDFNKEDTATRSVASNNLSSLKDGVYLLKVLQNNENKLIPYIKNTPTLIAENEIIASENNNILSLKVNQDELLSINIFDENKNLVKTISQKEYIKEGGINLNNIGNQTHTFEIVTEFYNLQFNRSIEINNGSENNVDIFTQNNQVKVKSKDNIKTIDIYSISGALIQKQEINASNFESKPLESGIYVTQVILSDGKIINKKVKL encoded by the coding sequence ATGAAAAAAATTACTCTTTTTTTACTTGGCCTCTCTGCGCCTTTTTACTTTTCCCAGCAGGCAGGAGATGTTGTAAATTTTGAGCAAAAGCTCGATTTAACTCCGCAAGGTGTTATCAATTTCATATCTAACAATCTGGGAGACCAGAATACTCCTGATTTTGTTAATTATCTAAATGGCTTTAATGTTGGTATAAAAGCATATAAGATAACGTATTATACTAAAAATGAAAATAATACACTGGTTAAAGCAACAGGGCTTATTATGTATCCTAATGTCAATTACAAACTGTCAACGGTAGTTTCTGATCATGGAACAACAGACAGCAGAAGTAATGTTCCCTCTAATTTAAAAGGTGTCTTATATGCCGGGTTTGTTGTTGAATTATCCTATGTATTGAACGGCTATATCCTGATGGCACCTGATTATGTGGGGATGGGTGGTGGCGATGGAGTTCATCCTTATGTACACTACCCTACAGAATCTGGCGCAACTATCGATTTTATTACTGCCGCTAACACAGTTATCGCACAGTTAGGGATAAAAAGATATGATGAATACTTTTTAACAGGTTATTCCCAAGGTGCTCACGCAGCCATGTCCACACTCAAAAAATTAAATATTTCCAATCCCACACAATTGAAATTCAAATATGCTTACATGGGTGATGGTCCGTATGATTTTTCAGGAGTTACCCTTCAAAAAGGAGTTTTGGAAAAAGACGTTTATCCATTTACTTCTTTCCTTGCCAATGTAATCAATACCTGTAACAATACAGGTTACAAAACGTACAACAATAATATTTCAGAGGTTATTTCTGCAGAGTATATGGATAAATACAATTATCATGTTCTACAGGATAATGGCGGATTACTATGGGGACCTCTTATCTGGAGAAAGCTTTTGACCAATAATTTTATTAGCGATGTAACCAATAATACCAGTAATAAACTCAGACTTTGTTTAAAATCAAATGATGTGTATGATTGGTACAATAAGACCCCAATGACATTGGGTCATTCCACAGTGGATCTGGCTATTCCACCGGAAAACACTTCGAAAACGATTGATGTACAAAGGGCATATTATCCATGGTGGAATTTAGATAAATTCAAGCTACAATCTTTTTACTGGGGGCCTCTTGGGCATATTGGTGGTATAGTTCCTTTTGTTTTAGCATCTAATGCTAAATTTAATACCCTGCGAAGCGGTGGTTTACTGAATGAATGGGCAATGTTGACCTCAAAACAATCCACAAACGAACAACCTAAAATTACTTCTCTTTATTCATCTCAAATAAAACCAAATCTGGGTTCTATGCAACTCGTTGAAATAAAAGATTTTAATAAAGAAGATACAGCCACCAGGTCAGTAGCCAGTAACAATTTGAGTTCTTTAAAAGATGGTGTTTATTTGTTGAAAGTTTTACAGAATAATGAAAACAAGCTTATTCCTTATATTAAAAACACCCCAACTCTTATTGCAGAAAATGAGATTATTGCTTCAGAAAACAACAATATTTTAAGCTTAAAAGTTAATCAGGATGAATTGTTATCCATCAATATATTTGATGAAAATAAAAATCTGGTTAAAACTATATCACAAAAGGAATATATAAAAGAAGGTGGAATTAATTTAAATAACATTGGAAACCAAACCCATACATTTGAAATCGTTACTGAATTTTATAATCTACAGTTTAATAGAAGTATTGAAATTAATAATGGTTCAGAGAACAACGTAGATATATTTACTCAAAACAACCAGGTTAAAGTGAAGTCAAAGGATAATATTAAAACTATAGATATCTATTCCATTTCCGGAGCTTTGATACAAAAACAAGAAATTAACGCCTCTAATTTTGAATCTAAACCTTTAGAATCAGGAATTTATGTAACACAAGTCATACTAAGCGATGGAAAAATAATTAATAAAAAAGTAAAATTATAA
- a CDS encoding SusC/RagA family TonB-linked outer membrane protein translates to MNIRISRGLGMVAVLYFTANFSAQKTANDTLPKEQKIEEVVMIGYGTQKKSNVTGAISSIKASDIENSPTAGRPEQIMQGRAAGISVISNSGQPGTAATVRVRGITSFGAGSNDPLWVVDGIVVDNIGWLNQSDIEGMEILKDGASAAIYGVSAAKGVILITTKKGTKGRLNLSYNGFFGVGSAAKKLDLLNGSEYATIMNEAYTNEGKTPVLGNPASYGVGTDWQKQIFNSAQRQSHEFSINGGSDKSTYYASFGYYDQQGIVLRDISNYKRVNARLNSTHKVFDFLTVGQTFAYTHTKSQGVTDNGEFGGPLSSAINLDPLTPVIVTNGIANQPNANDYINNPNYVRDPNGNPYGLSRFVSKEMTNPLAFRQVQLGRYKWSDDLIANVFAELKINKNISFKSSINGKLSYWGNQAFTPTNYLSTANKNDFNSLFRQTDKKFEWSTENTATYQNKFGLHNLNVLLGQGYYEYNISSGQSTTFTNLPVNNWEDASFNFDISPENKKGDAWDGKQTHKASYFARVVYDYDNRYLFTGTIRRDGSSKFGSNNHWGNFPAMSLGWNVSNESFWPQNNIISSVKLRGGYGVLGNDGITEFQFANFLTAGSNYTFGDNIIRVGYAPSTLENPDLKWERTSQFNIAADLKILKNFDLSVDVYRKKSTDILRQVEVPGYLGLINNPWRNIGDMNNDGIEISLGYKKNWGDFGFSANGNVAYLKNEITRLEGNKPYVNFASYQTLGTVSRLQVGESYGSFYGFQNMGIFQNQAEIDAYRNTNGGLIQPNAKPGDFKRLDANGDGKIDEKDFVNLGNSVPKYTFGLTLNMNYKNFDLMVFAQGQAGNKIFQGLRRLDIQEANYQTSILDRWTGEGTSNTVARVTRDDLNQNYTRMSDYYLQKGDYLRIKLVQVGYTLPKNISETIGASKVRFYVTAENLVTFTKYTGYDPEIAGADTFGIDRAFYPQARTFLFGANVQF, encoded by the coding sequence ATGAATATTAGAATATCAAGAGGTTTGGGAATGGTTGCTGTACTTTATTTTACAGCTAATTTCAGTGCCCAAAAAACAGCCAATGATACTCTTCCAAAAGAACAAAAAATTGAGGAAGTGGTAATGATTGGTTATGGTACTCAGAAAAAGAGTAATGTGACTGGAGCAATATCAAGCATCAAGGCATCTGATATTGAAAATTCTCCTACTGCGGGAAGACCTGAGCAAATTATGCAGGGTCGAGCTGCTGGTATCAGTGTAATATCAAATTCGGGGCAACCTGGGACTGCAGCTACTGTGAGGGTGCGTGGTATTACCAGTTTTGGTGCCGGAAGTAATGATCCTTTATGGGTAGTCGATGGAATCGTAGTTGATAACATTGGTTGGTTGAATCAGTCTGACATTGAAGGAATGGAGATTCTTAAAGATGGTGCTTCGGCAGCAATTTATGGAGTTTCTGCAGCAAAAGGTGTTATTTTGATTACGACTAAAAAAGGGACGAAAGGAAGGTTAAATCTTTCATACAATGGTTTCTTTGGAGTTGGAAGTGCCGCAAAAAAGCTTGATCTTTTAAATGGATCGGAGTACGCTACAATTATGAATGAGGCATATACCAATGAAGGTAAAACACCAGTATTGGGAAATCCTGCATCTTATGGAGTAGGTACGGATTGGCAAAAACAAATTTTCAATAGTGCACAACGTCAATCTCATGAATTCAGCATCAATGGGGGAAGTGATAAGTCTACTTATTATGCTTCTTTCGGATATTATGATCAACAAGGTATTGTATTGAGAGACATTTCTAATTATAAAAGAGTTAATGCCAGATTAAATTCAACACATAAAGTATTTGATTTCTTAACGGTAGGACAAACTTTTGCTTATACGCATACAAAATCTCAAGGGGTTACTGATAACGGAGAATTCGGAGGCCCGTTAAGTTCTGCTATCAATCTGGATCCATTGACCCCTGTTATAGTAACCAATGGTATTGCTAATCAACCTAATGCAAATGATTATATTAATAACCCTAATTATGTAAGAGATCCAAATGGGAATCCCTATGGACTTTCACGTTTTGTAAGTAAAGAAATGACAAATCCACTGGCTTTCAGACAAGTTCAGTTGGGTAGATATAAATGGTCAGATGATCTTATAGCAAATGTATTTGCTGAATTGAAAATTAATAAAAATATCAGTTTTAAATCTAGTATAAACGGAAAGCTTTCCTACTGGGGAAATCAGGCCTTTACTCCTACTAACTATTTGAGTACAGCAAATAAAAATGATTTTAATAGTTTATTCAGACAAACTGATAAAAAATTTGAATGGAGTACTGAAAATACCGCTACTTATCAAAATAAGTTTGGACTGCATAACCTAAATGTTTTATTAGGACAGGGGTACTATGAGTATAATATTTCTTCAGGCCAAAGTACTACATTTACAAACTTACCAGTTAATAACTGGGAAGATGCATCTTTTAATTTCGATATTTCTCCGGAAAATAAAAAAGGTGATGCATGGGATGGAAAACAAACTCACAAAGCTTCTTACTTTGCCAGAGTAGTATACGATTATGATAACCGATACTTATTTACAGGAACAATTCGTAGAGATGGTTCTTCCAAATTTGGAAGTAATAACCATTGGGGAAACTTTCCAGCAATGTCTTTGGGTTGGAATGTTTCAAATGAAAGTTTCTGGCCGCAAAATAATATTATAAGCAGCGTTAAGTTAAGAGGTGGATATGGTGTATTAGGAAATGATGGTATTACAGAATTTCAGTTTGCCAACTTTTTAACTGCAGGAAGTAATTATACTTTTGGAGATAATATAATCCGTGTTGGATATGCACCAAGCACACTAGAAAATCCCGATCTTAAATGGGAAAGAACATCACAGTTCAATATCGCCGCAGACCTTAAGATTCTCAAGAACTTTGATTTAAGTGTTGATGTTTATAGAAAGAAAAGTACAGATATCTTAAGACAAGTCGAAGTTCCTGGTTATTTAGGATTGATTAATAACCCGTGGAGAAATATTGGAGATATGAACAATGATGGAATTGAAATAAGTTTAGGTTATAAAAAGAATTGGGGTGACTTTGGGTTTTCTGCAAATGGTAATGTTGCTTATTTAAAAAATGAAATTACAAGATTAGAAGGTAATAAACCATATGTGAATTTTGCTTCTTACCAAACTTTGGGTACCGTATCGAGATTGCAAGTTGGTGAATCATATGGCTCTTTTTATGGTTTCCAAAATATGGGAATTTTCCAGAATCAAGCTGAAATTGATGCGTATAGAAATACAAATGGAGGGCTAATTCAACCCAATGCTAAACCTGGAGATTTTAAACGATTAGATGCTAATGGTGATGGGAAAATTGATGAGAAGGATTTTGTGAATTTAGGGAATTCAGTACCAAAATATACATTTGGTTTAACATTGAACATGAATTACAAAAACTTTGATTTGATGGTATTCGCACAGGGACAGGCAGGAAATAAAATTTTCCAGGGGCTAAGAAGATTGGATATTCAGGAAGCGAATTACCAGACTTCTATTTTAGACCGTTGGACTGGTGAAGGGACATCAAATACTGTAGCAAGGGTTACAAGAGATGATCTTAATCAGAATTATACCAGAATGTCTGATTACTATCTTCAAAAAGGAGACTATTTACGTATAAAATTGGTACAGGTAGGATATACACTTCCAAAAAATATTTCTGAAACTATAGGAGCAAGCAAAGTAAGATTTTATGTTACAGCAGAGAACTTAGTTACTTTTACAAAATATACTGGTTATGATCCTGAAATTGCAGGAGCAGATACTTTTGGTATAGACAGAGCTTTCTATCCCCAAGCAAGAACTTTCCTTTTCGGTGCTAATGTTCAATTTTAA
- a CDS encoding PD-(D/E)XK nuclease family protein: MKFLNKIIHELLAQNTDLSVFNIVIPGKRPIVFIRQILEENNYSGFLPNFFTIEELIDKIADKQPIQGISLWLFAFDVYKSLNLIPNDSFSDFLKWFPTLQKDWDDILKFSESDEIVLQYMFDEERIKDWAQNLGEDDDVPRKKFLNFWRNMNIFLPVLKKKLQEKNWATSGMIHETAKAKIIDFAKATSEQFVFCGFNAFTPVEEKLVRGLLQWNKGQCFFQADHYYFDDERQEAGKFLRNHKLWKEFNDSRAFQWIEDDFNQPKNIKVYEVSGNVTQTKILPEIFNEIDNKTYSNTALVLLDENLLPASLDVMHGIDNLNITMGFPLKNLSFSNAIKQLFYLQKQLEKNKSSYYYRDLFPILEELPKSAEDQEVINRFKSKIEERNIVYISKKLLYELLNDLSYFHLLQKADSTSIYLDMLIAFCQQIKWLEIDDIQYENISHFESAFKIIKNQVTPYDFEIKMETLEILINQHINSESIDFQGEPLRGLQIMGLLETRLLNFENVILLSVNEGKLPLGNSQNTYIPFDIRKFFDLHTFLENDSIYAYHFYRLIQDSQNVHLLFNALSSGVNSGEKSRFITQIEMESSHIIEHLIIENSSEPIITQPIEIFKTDIVLERLEKWKEKVSASHLTSYLYNPIDFYLSKILNTSEADEIEEELSVKNYGNLVHYSLQEVYEVLKGKVLKENDLKDSIKAIDYYINVAIEKLKHQPEFYEKGMNFIHRAIAKKVIENILNHDLDLVKRGNKLEIIAIERRFENVDFYLDEAAKDRISFFGFIDRIDRLNGTVRIIDYKTAKIKNLVVKIDADNVDGYFHNSDRKQALQLCIYQYVIQSLPEFWGLPVETGIWSFAEAKKGVVSLQFEKGSINEAMQSVRSLILEILNPDISFIENIKSFVS, translated from the coding sequence TTGAAATTTCTCAATAAAATTATTCACGAACTCTTAGCTCAAAATACAGATTTATCGGTATTTAATATTGTTATTCCCGGTAAACGACCTATTGTTTTCATCAGACAAATTCTTGAAGAAAATAATTATTCAGGGTTTCTGCCTAACTTTTTTACCATTGAAGAACTTATTGATAAAATAGCTGATAAACAGCCAATTCAGGGGATCTCTCTATGGTTATTTGCATTTGATGTATACAAAAGCCTTAATCTGATTCCCAACGATAGTTTTTCGGATTTCCTGAAATGGTTTCCTACTTTACAAAAAGATTGGGATGATATTTTAAAGTTTTCTGAAAGCGATGAAATCGTTTTGCAATACATGTTTGATGAAGAGAGGATTAAAGACTGGGCCCAGAATTTAGGTGAAGATGATGATGTTCCAAGAAAGAAATTTCTGAACTTCTGGAGAAATATGAATATTTTCCTTCCGGTATTAAAAAAGAAATTACAGGAAAAAAATTGGGCTACCTCAGGAATGATTCATGAAACGGCTAAAGCAAAAATAATTGATTTCGCTAAAGCTACCTCTGAACAGTTTGTTTTTTGTGGATTCAATGCCTTTACACCCGTAGAAGAAAAATTAGTTAGAGGCTTGCTGCAGTGGAATAAAGGACAGTGTTTTTTTCAGGCTGATCATTATTATTTTGATGATGAAAGGCAAGAGGCGGGAAAATTTCTCAGAAATCATAAATTATGGAAGGAGTTTAATGATAGTCGCGCCTTCCAGTGGATTGAAGATGATTTCAATCAACCAAAAAATATAAAAGTATACGAGGTTTCCGGGAATGTAACTCAAACTAAAATATTGCCTGAAATCTTTAATGAAATAGATAATAAAACCTATTCAAATACAGCACTCGTTTTATTGGATGAAAATTTGCTTCCTGCAAGTTTAGATGTAATGCATGGGATTGATAACCTAAATATTACGATGGGTTTTCCTCTGAAGAATTTATCTTTTTCAAATGCCATAAAACAATTATTTTATCTGCAGAAGCAATTAGAAAAGAATAAATCTTCTTACTATTACAGAGATTTATTTCCTATCCTCGAAGAACTTCCGAAGTCAGCTGAAGATCAAGAGGTTATCAATCGATTTAAGTCTAAAATAGAAGAGCGTAATATTGTTTATATATCCAAAAAGTTGCTTTATGAACTTTTAAATGATCTGTCTTATTTTCATCTGCTTCAAAAAGCTGACTCTACAAGCATCTACCTCGATATGCTTATCGCGTTCTGTCAGCAGATCAAGTGGCTGGAAATAGATGATATTCAGTACGAAAATATCTCGCATTTTGAAAGTGCTTTTAAGATTATTAAAAATCAGGTTACTCCCTATGATTTTGAGATCAAGATGGAAACTCTGGAAATTCTTATCAATCAGCATATTAATTCTGAGAGTATTGACTTTCAGGGTGAGCCATTGAGGGGATTGCAAATTATGGGACTTTTGGAAACCAGGCTTTTAAACTTTGAAAATGTGATCCTGTTATCCGTAAATGAAGGGAAGCTGCCATTAGGAAACTCACAAAATACCTATATTCCTTTTGATATAAGGAAATTCTTCGATTTACATACTTTTCTGGAAAATGACAGTATTTATGCGTACCATTTCTATCGATTGATCCAGGATTCCCAGAATGTTCATCTGCTTTTTAACGCTTTAAGTTCAGGCGTAAACAGCGGTGAGAAAAGTAGATTTATTACCCAGATAGAAATGGAGAGTTCTCATATTATTGAACACCTGATTATCGAGAATTCTTCTGAGCCTATTATAACACAACCTATTGAAATTTTCAAGACTGATATTGTTCTGGAAAGACTTGAAAAATGGAAAGAAAAAGTTTCAGCTTCACACCTTACGAGCTATCTTTATAATCCCATTGATTTTTACTTATCAAAGATTTTAAATACGTCTGAAGCAGATGAAATTGAAGAGGAATTATCTGTGAAAAATTATGGAAATCTTGTTCATTATTCACTTCAAGAAGTATATGAAGTATTAAAAGGTAAAGTTTTAAAGGAAAATGATTTAAAGGATTCAATTAAAGCAATAGATTACTATATTAATGTTGCTATTGAAAAGCTAAAACATCAGCCGGAGTTTTATGAGAAAGGGATGAATTTTATTCATCGGGCAATTGCGAAAAAGGTAATTGAAAATATTTTAAATCATGATCTTGATCTTGTAAAAAGAGGAAATAAACTGGAGATCATTGCCATTGAAAGGAGGTTTGAAAATGTTGATTTTTATCTTGACGAAGCTGCTAAAGACAGGATCTCTTTTTTTGGTTTTATAGACCGCATAGACCGTCTGAATGGTACAGTAAGAATCATTGATTACAAAACGGCAAAAATAAAGAATCTTGTTGTAAAAATAGACGCTGATAATGTAGATGGATATTTCCATAATAGTGATAGGAAACAGGCACTTCAGCTTTGCATCTATCAATACGTTATTCAAAGTCTTCCGGAATTCTGGGGGCTTCCCGTGGAAACTGGAATCTGGAGTTTTGCAGAAGCTAAAAAAGGTGTTGTTTCTCTTCAGTTTGAAAAAGGAAGTATTAATGAAGCAATGCAGTCTGTTCGAAGCCTTATCCTTGAAATTTTAAATCCAGATATTAGTTTTATTGAAAACATTAAGTCTTTTGTAAGCTAA
- a CDS encoding MFS transporter, with the protein MSSKLRNISLPLKLTFLIFSMVLNCMGIVILQLSEANITYEKLGLLESFKDLPIAFISLFAVNFIGRIGTKKALIFALIIVGICSSILPFVKVFWFYKLWFAIIGTCFAIGKICVFGIIRNNISDEKSLTKTMSNVEASFMIGIFVVNTIFGWLISSKYSEYWKFGFIAISVLSLITIFLFSRLEIAEPKKTDQKKDLLSDLSGFVNPSIIIFLAVVFSIVFVEQSFNSWLPSFYKNHLKVNSFFALQASSFLALFSYVGRTITAHIIHRFPLSKYYVYCLSAIILVLGIILGIQYFESEDSKAILFLFPIIGFFLSPLYPVINSKMIVQIDKEKTNLFTSLIVIFSSLGSSVSSIIISLLFENQLLRYYPLYILFIVTVLFSISLIYFKLIKKTY; encoded by the coding sequence ATGTCGAGTAAGCTTCGTAATATTTCACTTCCATTAAAACTGACCTTCTTAATTTTTTCCATGGTTCTAAACTGCATGGGCATTGTAATATTGCAACTTTCGGAGGCAAATATCACCTATGAAAAACTCGGACTTTTAGAATCTTTCAAAGATTTACCTATTGCATTTATATCTCTTTTTGCGGTTAATTTTATTGGTCGGATTGGGACAAAAAAGGCATTAATTTTTGCATTAATAATTGTTGGGATTTGTTCATCTATCCTCCCTTTTGTAAAAGTATTTTGGTTTTATAAGCTTTGGTTTGCTATTATTGGGACTTGTTTCGCTATAGGGAAAATATGCGTTTTCGGAATTATCCGGAATAATATATCAGATGAAAAATCCCTTACCAAGACCATGAGTAATGTAGAAGCCTCTTTTATGATTGGAATTTTTGTGGTCAATACCATTTTCGGATGGTTAATTTCCAGTAAATACTCAGAATATTGGAAATTTGGATTTATTGCAATTTCAGTTCTTTCTTTAATTACAATATTCCTGTTTTCAAGATTGGAAATAGCTGAACCCAAAAAGACTGATCAAAAGAAAGATCTTCTTTCAGATTTGTCGGGATTTGTCAATCCATCAATTATCATATTTCTGGCTGTTGTTTTTTCCATTGTGTTTGTTGAACAGAGTTTCAATTCCTGGTTACCGTCATTTTATAAAAACCATTTAAAAGTTAACTCCTTTTTCGCCTTGCAGGCTTCATCTTTCTTAGCCCTTTTTTCATATGTAGGAAGAACGATAACAGCCCACATTATTCATAGGTTTCCACTTTCAAAATATTATGTATACTGCTTATCGGCTATTATTCTCGTATTAGGTATTATTCTGGGAATCCAATATTTTGAATCGGAGGATTCAAAAGCCATTTTATTTTTATTCCCGATCATTGGTTTCTTCTTGTCACCACTCTATCCGGTTATTAATTCCAAGATGATTGTACAGATTGATAAAGAAAAAACAAACCTTTTTACCTCCCTGATCGTTATTTTTTCGTCGTTGGGAAGTTCAGTAAGTTCAATTATTATCTCACTACTATTTGAAAATCAATTACTAAGATATTACCCATTATACATCTTATTTATTGTAACTGTCCTTTTTTCAATAAGTTTAATTTATTTTAAGCTTATTAAAAAAACATATTGA